A genomic window from Solanum dulcamara chromosome 11, daSolDulc1.2, whole genome shotgun sequence includes:
- the LOC129875011 gene encoding probable phosphoribosylformylglycinamidine synthase, chloroplastic/mitochondrial, which produces MATSAWDITATEFLQGFHRQKLALPRHSSRQTNLLLWGTLPRQSSVRCSHKKLRLRSHIPAKIRAVVSGNVSSLVDEDSGKVQEVAEKVIHLYRVPFLQDSATVELLKLVQTKISNQIIGLKTEQCFNIGLKSDLSSDKFSVLNWLLGETYEPDSLESESFLDREQRKLPDAYIIEVGPRLSFTTAWSANAVSICQACGLTEINRMERSRRYLLYVNGSLLDSQINEFASMVHDRMTECIYVEKLTSFKTSIVLEEVRYIPVMERGRKALEEINEEMGLAFDEQDLQYYTKLFKDDIKRNPTNVELFDIAQSNSEHSRHWFFTGKLVIDGQPVDKTLMQIVKSTLLANPNNSVIGFKDNSSAIKGFPVKQLRPIQPGSTCPLDTVTTDLDVLFTAETHNFPCAVAPYPGAETGAGGRIRDTHATGRGSFVVASTAGYCVGNLNIEGSYAPWEDPSFTYPANLASPLQILIDASNGASDYGNKFGEPLIQGYTRTFGMRLPSGERREWLKPIMFSAGIGQIDHRHISKGEPEIGMLVVKIGGPAYRIGMGGGAASSMVSGQNDAELDFNAVQRGDAEMAQKLYRVVRACIEMGDSNPIISIHDQGAGGNCNVVKEIIHPQGAKIDIRAIVVGDHTMSVLEIWGAEYQEQDAILVKPESRGLLQAICSRERLSMAVIGTINGEGRIVLVDSVATEKCNSSGLPPPPPAVDLELEKVLGDMPKKTFEFNRMNNLREPLDIAPATTVLDSLKRVLRLPSVCSKRFLTTKVDRCVTGLVAQQQTVGPLQITLADVAVIAQAYTDLTGGACSIGEQPIKGLLDPKAMARLAVGEALTNLVWAKVTSLSDVKASGNWMYAAKLDGEGAAMYDAAVALSEAMIELGIAIDGGKDSLSMAAHSSGEVVKAPGNLVISTYVTCPDITKTVTPDLKLGDDGVLLHIDLARGKRRLGGSALAQVFDQIGDESPDLDDVSYLKTVFNEVQNLISDELISAGHDISDGGLIVNALEMAFAGNCGLRLDLTSSGSTIPQTLFAEELGLLIEVSRENADLVLEKLRGGNVSADIIGQVTSSPIVELKVDGVTHLNEETSVLRDMWEETSFQLEKFQRLDSCVELEKEGLKNRHEPSWKLSFMPSFTDDKYMTAISKPKVAVIREEGSNGDREMSAAFYAAGFEPWDVAMSDLLNGFVTLDEFRGIVFVGGFSYADVLDSAKGWGASIRFNQPLLNQFQAFYNRPDTFSLGVCNGCQLMALLGWVPGPQVGGVFGAGGDPSQPRFIHNESGRFECRFTNVTIEETPAIMFKGMEGSTLGVWAAHGEGRAYFPDDSIFNHILGSNLAPVKYCDDDGTPTDVYPFNPNGSPLGVAAICSPDGRHLAMMPHPERCFLMWQYPWYPNNWDVEKKGPSPWLRMFQNAREWCS; this is translated from the exons ATGGCTACATCTGCTTGGGACATAACTGCAACAGAATTCTTACAA GGTTTTCATAGACAAAAGCTAGCATTGCCTAGACATTCTAGTAGGCAGACAAATCTTTTGCTTTGGGGTACACTTCCAAGACAGAGCTCTGTTAGGTGTTCACATAAAAAATTGAGACTCAGGTCCCATATTCCGGCGAAGATTAGAGCTGTGGTTTCAGGGAATGTCAGTAGCTTGGTGGATGAAGATTCAGGCAAAGTTCAGGAGGTTGCTGAAAAGGTGATACATTTATATCGTGTTCCGTTTCTACAAGACAGTGCCACAGTTGAGCTTCTCAAGTTGGTTCAGACAAAGATCTCTAATCAAATAATTGGCTTGAAAACTGAACAATGCTTCAACATTGGACTCAAATCAGATCTTTCAAGTGATAAATTTTCTGTGCTTAACTGGCTTTTAGGAGAAACTTATGAACCTGATAGCTTGGAAAGTGAGAGTTTCCTTGACAGGGAGCAGAGGAAACTTCCAGATGCATATATCATTGAAGTTGGTCCACGGTTATCTTTCACTACAGCATGGTCTGCTAATGCAGTGTCGATTTGCCAAGCATGCGGGCTAACAGAGATAAACAGAATGGAGCGCTCTAGGAGGTACTTATTATATGTCAATGGGTCACTTCTAGATAGTCAAATTAACGAGTTTGCTTCAATGGTTCATGATCGAATGACCGAGTGTATTTATGTTGAGAAGCTTACTTCTTTCAAGACAAGCATAGTTCTGGAGGAGGTTCGATATATACCCGTCATGGAAAGGGGTCGCAAGGCATTGGAGGAAATTAATGAGGAAATGGGTTTGGCCTTTGATGAGCAAGACTTACAGTACTACACCAAACTTTTCAAGGACGACATTAAGCGAAACCCGACGAATGTAGAACTGTTTGATATTGCTCAATCTAATAGTGAACATAGTAGGCACTGGTTCTTTACAGGAAAGCTTGTTATAGATGGTCAACCTGTGGATAAGACTCTTATGCAGATCGTCAAAAGCACTTTGCTTGCAAATCCAAACAATTCAGTTATTGGATTCAAAGATAATTCCAGTGCTATCAAGGGGTTTCCAGTGAAGCAATTGCGACCTATTCAGCCTGGTTCGACATGCCCTTTGGACACGGTTACCACTGACCTTGATGTCTTGTTTACAGCAGAAACCCATAATTTCCCTTGCGCCGTGGCACCTTATCCTGGTGCCGAGACAGGTGCAGGAGGCCGTATCCGGGATACCCATGCTACTGGAAGGGGTTCGTTTGTTGTTGCATCTACAGCTGGATATTGTGTTGGAAATCTTAACATTGAAGGGTCATATGCTCCCTGGGAAGATCCCTCTTTCACATACCCAGCAAACTTGGCATCACCATTACAGATTCTTATTGATGCTAGTAATGGAGCATCAGACTATGGGAATAAGTTTGGGGAGCCCTTGATCCAGGGTTATACTCGAACTTTTGGAATGAGACTACCAAGTGGTGAGAGGAGGGAATGGTTGAAGCCAATCATGTTTAGTGCTGGCATTGGGCAAATAGATCACCGTCACATATCAAAGGGAGAACCCGAAATTGGTATGTTGGTAGTTAAGATCGGAGGACCTGCATATCGTATTGGAATGGGAGGTGGTGCTGCATCCAGCATGGTCAGTGGACAGAATGATGCTGAGCTTGACTTCAATGCCGTGCAGCGTGGAGATGCTGAGATGGCACAAAAGTTATATCGGGTTGTCCGTGCTTGCATCGAAATGGGTGACAGCAACCCGATCATAAGCATCCATGATCAGGGTGCCGGTGGAAACTGTAATGTCGTGAAGGAGATAATACACCCACAGGGTGCCAAAATTGATATAAGGGCAATTGTAGTTGGTGATCACACAATGTCTGTTCTGGAAATTTGGGGTGCAGAATATCAGGAGCAAGATGCCATACTGGTGAAGCCTGAAAGCCGCGGTCTCTTGCAAGCTATCTGTTCAAGGGAAAGACTTTCAATGGCTGTTATTGGAACAATTAATGGTGAGGGCCGTATTGTTCTGGTTGATAGTGTGGCAACTGAAAAATGTAACTCTAGTGGACTGCCTCCTCCTCCACCTGCAGTGGATCTTGAGCTTGAGAAGGTGCTTGGTGATATGCCTAAAAAGACATTTGAATTCAATCGCATGAATAATCTGCGTGAACCACTTGATATTGCTCCTGCAACAACAGTTTTAGATTCATTGAAGAGGGTCCTGAGGCTTCCTTCTGTTTGTTCGAAAAGATTCTTGACCACTAAAGTTGACAGGTGTGTCACTGGTCTTGTGGCACAGCAGCAAACTGTGGGTCCCTTGCAGATTACACTTGCTGATGTGGCTGTTATAGCTCAAGCTTATACAGACTTGACTGGAGGTGCATGCTCAATTGGAGAACAACCAATTAAAGGTCTCTTGGATCCAAAAGCAATGGCAAGGCTGGCTGTCGGAGAAGCACTCACAAATCTTGTTTGGGCGAAAGTTACATCTCTTTCTGATGTTAAAGCAAGTGGGAATTGGATGTATGCTGCAAAACTAGATGGTGAAGGAGCTGCAATGTATGATGCTGCTGTTGCTCTTTCTGAAGCTATGATTGAACTTGGGATTGCAATCGATGGGGGGAAAGATAGTCTTTCCATGGCAGCCCACTCATCGGGGGAAGTTGTTAAAGCTCCGGGGAATCTAGTCATCAGTACCTATGTGACGTGTCCTGATATAACAAAGACAGTTACTCCAGACTTGAAGCTTGGAGATGATGGTGTGCTGCTTCATATTGACTTGGCCAGAGGAAAACGACGACTCGGTGGATCTGCTCTTGCCCAGGTGTTTGATCAAATTGGGGATGAAAGTCCTGATTTGGATGATGTCTCTTATCTTAAAACTGTTTTTAATGAGGTTCAGAATCTAATTTCTGATGAGCTGATCTCTGCGGGTCATGATATCAGTGATGGGGGACTCATAGTGAATGCCCTTGAAATGGCATTCGCAGGGAACTGTGGCCTTCGTTTGGATTTAACCTCTTCTGGGAGTACTATACCCCAAACACTTTTTGCAGAGGAACTTGGCCTTCTCATTGAAGTTAGCAGGGAAAATGCGGATTTAGTTCTGGAAAAGCTCCGCGGTGGTAATGTTTCTGCTGATATCATTGGTCAAGTCACTTCATCTCCAATAGTTGAATTGAAGGTTGATGGGGTTACACATTTGAATGAGGAAACTTCTGTGCTCAGGGATATGTGGGAAGAGACTAGCTTTCAACTTGAAAAGTTCCAAAGACTGGATTCATGTGTAGAATTAGAAAAAGAAGGATTAAAAAATCGTCATGAACCATCCTGGAAACTATCTTTCATGCCATCATTTACTGATGATAAGTATATGACTGCCATTTCAAAGCCAAAGGTTGCTGTTATCCGGGAGGAAGGCAGCAATGGAGATAGAGAAATGTCTGCAGCTTTTTATGCTGCTGGATTTGAACCATGGGATGTTGCAATGTCAGACCTTCTCAATGGATTCGTCACTCTGGATGAATTTAGAGGAATTGTGTTTGTTGGAGGTTTTAGTTATGCTGATGTACTTGATTCTGCGAAAGGCTGGGGCGCATCCATTCGCTTTAATCAGCCTCTTTTAAACCAATTTCAGGCATTTTATAACCGTCCAGACACTTTCAGCCTCGGAGTTTGCAATGGGTGCCAACTTATGGCTCTATTGGGTTGGGTGCCAGGGCCTCAAGTGGGAGGTGTTTTTGGTGCCGGAGGGGACCCATCACAGCCGAGGTTTATACATAATGAGTCTGGAAGGTTTGAATGCCGCTTCACGAATGTGACAATAGAAGAAACACCAGCCATAATGTTCAAAGGTATGGAAGGTAGTACATTGGGTGTTTGGGCTGCTCATGGTGAAGGAAGAGCTTATTTCCCTGATGATAGTATTTTCAATCATATTCTTGGCTCCAACTTGGCGCCAGTGAAGTATTGCGATGATGATGGCACACCAACAGATGTATATCCTTTCAATCCTAATGGTTCTCCCTTGGGTGTAGCTGCGATTTGTTCTCCAGATGGGAGACATCTCGCGATGATGCCTCATCCAGAACGCTGTTTCTTGATGTGGCAGTACCCATGGTATCCTAATAATTGGGATGTGGAAAAGAAAGGGCCGAGCCCCTGGTTGCGCATGTTTCAAAATGCCAGAGAATGGTGCTCATAA
- the LOC129872977 gene encoding pentatricopeptide repeat-containing protein At4g02750-like: protein MAGLNRGSTIIQQNLKITQLGKRGQIDEAVKLFNRITHPNTVTYNSMISAYAKNGRIINARKLFDKMHFKNLISWNTMINGYLFNCQVDKACELFDKMPQRDHFTYALMITCYAHSGELEKARDVFESLPDKSNIACWNAMITGYAKAGRLDDARKMFDGMPAKNLVSWNSMLSGYTQNGEMQFGLKFFEDMEVKDVISWNLLLGGFIEVGDLDSAKEVFAKIPSPNAVSWVTMLSGLARYGMILEAEMIFDQMPEKNEVAWNAMLAAYVQNGKIDMAASLFNRMSQRSAVAYTTMIDGYCRAGKLKEARDLLDQMPYKNVGARTAMISGYIQNNRVDEARRVFDRTATRDVVCWNTMIAGYAQCGRIDEAFDLFEKMEPKSIVVWNTMIAGYAQVGRMEKALEIFENLGERNVISWNSLISGYTQNGFYVDALKYFSMMTRDGKKPDHSTFASALSSCSNLAAEHIGKQLHQATIKTGYVKNLAVCNALIITYAKCGKIFDAEKMFEDVDNADVISWNSLLAGYALNGYGKEAVKLFQEMEDKEIVPDEVTFVSVLSACKHAGLSDTGANLFEHMTRRYSITPSPEHYACMVDLLGRAGRLEEAILFIKEMKTNVTAEMWGALFGACHMHNNIKIAGCAIEKLLDLEPHTSTNLVLLSNMYAELGRWGDVERVRETIKKSGAGRLPGCSWVEDRNQLLVFLCGDDTSQKAVENFNVLFTLTAQMMDMGHLPSMTSFCLD from the coding sequence atgGCAGGTTTAAATAGAGGAAGCACAATAATCCAGCAAAATCTGAAGATAACACAGTTAGGGAAAAGGGGACAAATAGATGAAGCCGTCAAACTGTTCAACAGAATCACACACCCTAATACTGTCACCTACAATTCTATGATTTCTGCTTATGCCAAGAATGGTAGAATCATCAATGCACGCAAACTGTTCGACAAAATGCACTTCAAAAATTTAATCTCTTGGAATACAATGATCAATGGGTATTTGTTTAATTGTCAAGTTGATAAAGCATGTGAACTGTTCGATAAAATGCCTCAAAGAGACCATTTTACTTATGCATTAATGATAACTTGTTATGCGCACAGTGGGGAGCTTGAAAAGGCTAGAGATGTGTTTGAGTCGCTTCCTGATAAAAGTAATATAGCTTGCTGGAATGCAATGATTACAGGGTATGCAAAAGCTGGAAGGTTAGATGATGCGAGGAAAATGTTTGATGGCATGCCAGCAAAGAATTTGGTTTCATGGAATTCAATGCTTTCGGGATATACCCAGAACGGGGAGATGCAATTTGGATTGAAATTTTTTGAGGATATGGAAGTGAAGGACGTCATTTCTTGGAATTTATTATTGGGTGGGTTTATTGAGGTTGGGGATTTGGATTCTGCTAAAGAGGTTTTTGCTAAGATTCCTAGTCCAAATGCTGTTTCATGGGTGACAATGCTGAGTGGATTGGCAAGATATGGGATGATATTGGAGGCTGAAATGATTTTTGACCAAATGCCAGAGAAAAATGAGGTTGCTTGGAATGCCATGTTAGCTGCATATGTCCAGAATGGCAAAATTGACATGGCTGCTTCATTATTTAATAGAATGTCTCAGAGAAGTGCCGTGGCTTATACAACCATGATTGATGGTTATTGTCGTGCTGGAAAGCTCAAAGAAGCAAGGGATTTGTTGGATCAAATGCCATACAAAAATGTTGGTGCACGAACAGCGATGATTTCAGGGTACATCCAAAACAATAGGGTGGATGAAGCTCGTCGGGTATTTGATCGAACTGCTACTCGTGATGTTGTTTGTTGGAATACAATGATTGCAGGCTATGCTCAATGTGGACGGATTGATGAAGCTTTTGATCTGTTTGAAAAGATGGAACCAAAGAGCATAGTTGTTTGGAATACAATGATAGCAGGTTATGCTCAAGTGGGACGAATGGAAAAAGCACTTGAGatctttgagaatttgggagAAAGAAATGTAATTTCTTGGAATTCTCTAATTTCAGGTTATACCCAAAATGGTTTTTATGTAGATGCACTTAAATATTTTAGCATGATGACACGTGATGGCAAGAAACCCGATCATTCTACGTTTGCTTCAGCATTAAGTTCCTGTTCCAATCTTGCAGCTGAGCATATCGGTAAGCAACTTCACCAAGCGACTATAAAAACCGGTTATGTGAAAAATTTAGCAGTTTGTAACGCTTTAATCATTACGtatgcaaagtgtggaaagatcTTTGATGCAGAAAAGATGTTTGAGGATGTTGACAATGCTGATGTCATATCCTGGAATTCCTTGCTTGCCGGGTATGCTTTAAATGGATACGGGAAGGAGGCTGTCAAACTTTTTCAAGAGATGGAAGATAAAGAAATTGTTCCTGATGAAGTCACATTTGTTAGTGTTTTATCTGCGTGTAAGCATGCTGGCTTGAGTGATACTGGTGCAAATTTGTTTGAGCACATGACCAGAAGGTATTCTATCACTCCTTCGCCTGAGCATTATGCTTGCATGGTTGACTTACTTGGGAGAGCAGGGAGGTTAGAAGAAGCTATCCTTTTTATAAAGGAAATGAAAACAAATGTCACTGCAGAAATGTGGGGTGCCCTATTTGGGGCTTGTCACATGCATAACAATATAAAGATTGCTGGATGTGCTATTGAAAAGCTTCTTGATCTTGAACCTCATACATCTACTAATCTGGTTCTCTTATCAAACATGTATGCTGAACTAGGAAGATGGGGTGATGTGGAGAGAGTTAGGGAAACAATAAAAAAGAGTGGAGCAGGCAGATTACCAGGATGCAGCTGGGTTGAGGATAGGAATCAGTTGCTTGTTTTTCTTTGTGGTGATGATACTTCACAGAAGGCAGTGGAGAACTTTAACGTGTTATTCACTTTAACTGCACAGATGATGGATATGGGCCATCTGCCTTCCATGACATCATTTTGTCTTGACTAA